In the genome of Dryobates pubescens isolate bDryPub1 chromosome 18, bDryPub1.pri, whole genome shotgun sequence, one region contains:
- the NEXMIF gene encoding neurite extension and migration factor — MDDQQEQDCASEDQETILINGVKENESHVLDSDERPCTAAEAAVPFSALTTAPKENHACHRALPQLTSKKPCLLSPPSPLRLTDVPEHTSDDSSAHAISLTSCVTKGMSSWSLPGDCEKAPFTMMEPGGMSALTGDCLMQPSRTCLGCFIESKDGIDAEPGISLKVGDINRDYDTCSVSDIGIHCMSTGETMRYGDQLLSDQLLSFPMHKSRAADKRDAEKSDSDSEDPTQKNYYEGLLLDKCNGEEPLLTNPNQEWGYFESFISESKIELLDLCSKNELSVNLFSEEDVDNYMFDDDDSTLGSDVCSLKIRYESFQDNVREKTTALQEDAQFNFFPSVFSNCTKRDSRSTLKRGPSGTTDSSQFKSEEGIIWGEEEEDGEEEDGEEEEKAALNKSLNSTEVVQYVGSKRSHFLDSVNSTEDSGEFSDDSTCTESSYDVLRDIKDCSRYLSRDHSGSFIQQNYGLRAKRKVRYSDDYLYDVDSIENEKILDKKEWLPDGPKEEDDDEWCPKKRRKVSRKEPPVIIKYIIINRFKGEKHMLVKLSKVDANETTVTLNEELLSKYKKLAPLKGFWQERQQSRLDLLRSSLYHKQNFYLNGSDASFLPHPRKRKCKLANRHRIQRIKAIEQSVNKLGSCSSDHKQPCSSKEDTGLKGLPALAIATPSCANGLHVHDITGIATMKCKPQDREHKGTERKVLRRIKFKSEARLKCKKIKAATSTAEGSPALENQDSAACLKDENIPCASDSSHLPECHEDKVAKNSPFLPSTSSSEKPLPSANITTNVPLIPGGYLQTLLDASDLSSNTGISYFTQHPSEQQQQQQHPLPSIVPAEKPFPALQPAQSCVLSPPSESELQESPGHLEMEQSSFGSMWSASKATSSNCQDFPGDMQDAAGLPSEFGSSGGGGVGGADGLPTSGYTQVNLNSSKLLYQKNYMPESQQVQSDDSYQSCHFNNGEGRFHFQRGTLSTDDGRLISFDSVGSLSVSSSNYSSLSLKSCEKDGEDDINDDFLAHCSPKLVIQQSIDEITPLKESTDLLDISNFTPDKFRQSSLSEMSPPDTPNLSPQIAGSDAKPLGTLKGFQESPQAALNNSEKVKWNCAVLQSEDQADNGFALNNHQFQFHMFNDEDSVSLLEKSPCLSTFNEPSGQISTNSKVSKSKRKSSSSKNVGTNQSSSQKATRKKSPKTNKGADKPQGKNSRQAPKSTRKGKNAAGVNGEKVPAIGGRVVNQLSNVATSTKGLTEGTQHCSPAGVKLGKHNGLSGEWALGKEGGTGWSEPSLGNATSLLDDDQREFEEPSNILSNIASGMADVQRFMMASIEPLWGPVGHNSVPDIFRSPESNSLKLKTLKILAGTPQESKKKANSNSPAAAKNHKSNNKGSSKNGKGATCDPARPNCSTGYTTDLPAPFFDKNFSNLSTLGNNGPTHKKLYRHKSSSKSLRDENCKIKRTDREQPHKDPPVTAAFEKLR; from the exons ATGGATGACCAACAAGAGCAGGATTGTGCCTCAGAAGACCAAGAAACTATCCTGATTAATGGGGTGAAAGAAAATG AATCGCATGTCCTGGACAGTGATGAGAGGCCTTGCACCGCTGCAGAGGCCGCAGTACCGTTCTCCGCCTTGACGACAGCTCCGAAGGAAAACCACGCGTGCCACcgggccctgccccagctgactTCAAAGAAGCCCTGCTTGCTGAGCCCCCCATCGCCTCTGAGGCTCACCGATGTCCCCGAGCACACCTCGGATGACTCCTCCGCCCACGCCATCTCCCTCACGTCCTGCGTGACAAAGGGCATGAGCTCCTGGTCGCTGCCGGGTGACTGCGAGAAGGCTCCGTTCACCATGATGGAGCCCGGAGGCATGTCGGCCTTGACGGGAGACtgcttgatgcagcccagccgGACCTGTCTGGGCTGCTTTATTGAATCAAAGGACGGCATTGATGCAGAGCCGGGAATCAGCTTGAAAGTGGGGGATATAAATAGGGATTATGACACCTGTTCGGTCTCTGATATAGGGATTCACTGCATGAGCACAGGAGAAACCATGAGATATGGGGATCAACTGCTTTCAGACCAGCTTTTAAGCTTCCCTATGCATAAATCGAGGGCAGCGGACAAAAGAGATGCAGAGAAATCTGACAGTGATTCAGAGGACCCCACTCAGAAAAATTATTACGAGGGATTGCTATTAGACAAATGCAACGGTGAGGAACCTTTACTAACGAATCCCAACCAGGAATGGGGCTATTTTGAGTCTTTCATTAGTGAAAGCAAAATTGAGCTGCTTGACCTCTGCTCCAAAAACGAGCTTTCTGTAAATCTGTTTTCCGAGGAAGATGTGGATAATTACATGTTCGATGACGATGATTCCACCTTGGGAAGCGATGTCTGCTCCCTAAAGATTAGATACGAATCCTTCCAGGACAACGTGCGGGAGAAGACCACTGCCCTACAAGAGGACGCCCAGTTCAACTTCTTCCCCAGCGTGTTCAGCAACTGCACCAaaagggacagcaggagcaCCCTGAAAAGGGGGCCCAGTGGTACCACCGACTCTTCTCAATTCAAATCTGAGGAAGGCATTatctggggggaggaggaggaggatggtgagGAAGAAGAtggcgaggaggaggagaaagctgcctTAAATAAATCTTTGAACAGCACAGAGGTGGTGCAGTATGTGGGCTCCAAGAGGAGCCACTTCTTGGACTCGGTGAATTCAACGGAGGACTCTGGGGAGTTCAGCGATGACAGCACTTGCACGGAGTCCTCCTACGACGTGCTACGGGATATCAAGGACTGCAGCCGGTACCTGTCCCGGGACCATTCTGGCTCCTTCATTCAGCAGAACTACGGGTTGCGGGCCAAGAGGAAAGTGCGATACAGCGATGACTACCTGTACGATGTGGACTCCATCGAGAATGAGAAGATCCTGGACAAGAAGGAGTGGCTCCCGGATGGGCCCAAGGAAGAAGACGATGACGAGTGGTGCCCCAAGAAACGGCGAAAAGTCTCTCGCAAGGAGCCCCCCGTTATCATCAAGTACATCATCATTAACAGGTTTAAAGGGGAGAAGCATATGCTGGTGAAGCTCAGCAAAGTGGATGCCAACGAGACAACTGTTACCCTAAAcgaggagctgctcagcaaatACAAGAAGCTGGCCCCACTGAAGGGCTTCTGgcaagagaggcagcagagccgGCTGGATTTGCTCAGATCGTCTCTCTACCACAAGCAGAATTTCTATCTTAACGGCTCAGATGCTTCGTTCCTCCCTCACCCACGGAAGCGAAAATGCAAGCTAGCAAACAGGCACCGGATTCAAAGAATTAAAGCCATCGAGCAGTCAGTGAACAAGCTGGGCTCGTGCTCCTCAGATCAcaagcagccttgcagcagcaaagaggaCACAGGCCTGAAAGGGCTGCCAGCGCTGGCCATCGCCACCCCCAGCTGTGCCAACGGACTCCATGTCCATGACATCACGGGCATCGCCACAATGAAATGCAAACCACAGGACCGGGAGCACAAGGGGACAGAGAGGAAAGTGCTTCGCAGAATCAAATTCAAAAGTGAAGCCAGGTTGAAGTGTAAGAAGATCAAAGCTGCTACCAGTACGGCGGagggctccccagctctggaAAACCAGGACTCTGCAGCGTGCCTGAAGGATGAAAACATTCCTTGTGCTTCAGACAGCTCCCATCTCCCGGAGTGCCACGAGGATAAGGTTGCTAAAAATTCTCCTTTCCTACCATCCACCTCCTCTTCAGAGAAGCCTCTGCCATCTGCTAATATCACCACCAATGTACCCCTGATCCCTGGAGGGTATCTGCAGACATTGTTAGATGCTTCTGATTTGTCGAGCAACACCGGTATCTCATACTTCACCCAGCATCCCtccgagcagcagcagcagcagcagcacccactcCCCAGCATCGTCCCAGCAGAaaagcccttcccagctctgcagccggCACAGAGCTGCGTCCTCTCCCCGCCCTCTGAATCAGAGCTGCAAGAGTCACCAGGACACTTGGAGATGGAGCAGAGCAGTTTTGGTAGCATGTGGTCAGCcagcaaagccaccagcagcaactGCCAGGACTTTCCCGGTGACATGCAGGATGCAGCCGGGCTTCCAAGCGAGTTTGGCagtagtggtggtggtggggtggggggtgcagATGGCCTCCCCACCTCTGGATACACTCAAGTCAATCTGAATAGCAGCAAATTGCTATACCAAAAAAATTACATGCCGGAGAGCCAACAAGTGCAGTCTGATGATTCTTATCAGTCATGTCACTTCAATAATGGAGAGGGGCGCTTCCATTTCCAGCGAGGCACACTGAGTACGGACGATGGCAGGCTCATTAGTTTTGATTCAGTGGGTTCATTGTCAGTTAGTTCTAGCAATTACAGTTCTTTAAGTTTAAAGTCTTGTGAAAAAGACGGCGAGGATGATATTAATGATGATTTCTTGGCCCACTGCAGTCCCAAGCTAGTGATCCAGCAGAGCATAGATGAAATCACCCCTTTGAAGGAGTCCACGGACCTTTTAGATATTTCCAACTTCACGCCTGACAAGTTCCGCCAGTCATCGCTTTCAGAGATGTCCCCTCCGGACActcccaacctgtccccacagataGCTGGCTCTGATGCCAAGCCTCTGGGCACACTGAAGGGCTTTCAGGAGAGCCCCCAGGCCGCCCTCAACAACTCCGAGAAGGTCAAGTGGAACTGTGCAGTCCTGCAGTCTGAGGATCAGGCAGATAATGGGTTTGCTTTAAATAATCACCAGTTCCAGTTCCATATGTTCAACGATGAAGATTCTGTCAGCCTTCTCGAAAAGAGTCCATGCTTGTCAACATTTAATGAGCCATCTGGTCAAATTAGCACCAATAGCAAAGTGTCAAAATCGAAGAGGAAAAGTTCATCCAGCAAGAATGTGGGTACAAaccaaagctcttcccagaaagccaCCCGGAAAAAAtcacccaaaaccaacaaaggaGCTGATAAGCCACAAGGGAAAAACTCCAGACAGGCGCCCAAGTCCACCAGGAAAGGGAAAAACGCAGCAGGGGTCAACGGTGAGAAGGTTCCAGCCATTGGTGGCAGGGTGGTCAACCAGCTGAGCAACGTGGCCACCAGTACCAAAGGCCTCACTGAGGGCACTCAGCattgcagcccagctggggtGAAGCTGGGCAAGCACAATGGGCTCTCCGGAGAGTGGGCactgggaaaagaggggggCACAGGCTGGTCGGAACCCAGCCTGGGCAATGCCACCAGCCTCCTGGATGACGATCAGAGGGAGTTTGAGGAACCTTCCAACATCCTGTCCAACATCGCGTCGGGAATGGCAGATGTCCAGAGGTTCATGATGGCCTCCATCGAACCCTTGTGGGGACCTGTTGGCCACAACAGCGTTCCAGACATATTCCGGTCACCAGAGTCCAACAGCCTGAAACTGAAAACTCTTAAAAttttggcagggacaccccaagAGTCAAAGAAGAAGGCGAACAGCAACTCGCCGGCAGCGGCCAAGAACCACAAGTCAAACAACAAGGGCTCAAGCAAAAATGGCAAAGGGGCAACCTGCGATCCTGCTCGCCCCAACTGCTCAACTGGGTACACCACGGACCTTCCCGCTCCCTTTTTTGATAAAAACTTTAGTAACCTGAGCACTTTAGGCAATAATGGACCTACCCATAAAAAACTCTACCGTCACAAATCCAGTTCCAAATCGCTGAGGGATGAGAACTGTAAGATCAAGCGAACGGACCGCGAACAGCCCCACAAGGACCCTCCCGTGACAGCTGCTTTTGAGAAACTGAGGTAA